A segment of the Ipomoea triloba cultivar NCNSP0323 chromosome 1, ASM357664v1 genome:
aaaaaaaaaaaaacacgcacACACACAATGGAAACTACTCACAGGCCAATTTTGTTCCGAAACTGGTGAGGCAAATTGCGAATGCTTGGAAAGCTGACAAAGGCTTCCTGTAATCCATTGTAAACATATCTTCTCCCACCTTCCCAAACTGGAGAATAACAGTTTCCTCATCACCTTTTCCTCCAGGTTGACTCTGGTCCAATGTTGCGACTAGTTGAAAATTTTTCACAGAAGCTACTGTCACCCTACCATGAAAATTCAAGCACCAACATTGTAACTGTTCATGCCACCTGGGAGCTTTGTTTCTCAGAACTGTGCATAGTGTAGCAGCAGAGTCAAGATTTTTCATCTTTGCTTCATCCTGAAATTGGTCTTTTGTAGTTTCTGCGAAGGATGGGCACTTAAGTGAGCATACCATCCTTCTTGGTCCCCTTGACTTCAAGAGGTTAAACTTATAGGAAACAtgtccaacctcaaaatttccAGCTGGAACTTGGGGACTTATCTGTTTGCTTGCAAAACGACGGCAAGATCTACTGCTTGATGGCTTTGACCTGCTGTTTGGAGGTTGGCTGTCATATATGGTGAAATTGGTTCCTAAAAAGTCCGACCTGTGAAAGTAAGATTCAAGTGTTACAAAGTATATTAAGAGCACAATCAGATAATCATTGTAACCACTATACTTATTTGCAGAATATCAAGTGGAACTACAAAGGTGGGTTGAATTCCAACTCCATCCCAAATTGATTAGAAACTAGCAAATATACTGTGATTCCAGACATTGAGTCACCACTGGCACGTTCCTTTTGATCTTCTATAGCTACAATCTATAACTGGAGAGATCAAAAGTCATACAGGAGAAAAAGGAAAGGAGAACAGAGAAAATGCAAAGGTTGCTTTGCTTAGCTTAATTGATGGAGAAgtgaaataaatttatttttgatcctaAAAGTTAAGGCTAAGCTTCCATTTGGTTAATATTTTCAGTTTAACCAGTGTATAGCAGTAATCTCAATTAGATCCTAAGGTCAATTTGTGGCCGAGTTTCCGGTAAAACAATCAAGCCCAAATAGGTATTGCATGTGACATGAAAATTTCCCTTATATTTATGCTTGATTTTTCCAACAAATTTGGCCAGTAATAGAAACTATTAAAACACTCTAGACCAAATAAAAAACCTAGCTTGTACTTTTGGAGTCGGAAAGTAAAATTACTTAGTGAACTAGCTAGAATTGCCAGTAGTCACCTCAATTTCCCGACATAAGCTTTACTTCTCTGTGATAGATCATCAGCATCAAGAGACACTATGTATTCGATCTGAGTGCCATTTCTACATCTTCGTGCTGCTAGGAGAAATTTCCCCGTATCCATGAATGCTGCCAAACATACATATATGAAAAGCCAATGTGCAGGTAATGTttagtttttgattttttttttggatagtcTAAAATCAAACTTGGATCAAATATGAAAAATCCTAATAAATAATCCAATAAACATTTGTACTAGAAAACCAGTtttaaatttcttctttttagcTTTACAAAGCTAAATTAAATAGGCATTTCTTTGTTACCTAATAGGCTAATAACAATTCTTTTTGTTAtggagcatttttttttttaacatcattTTAGCTAGAGGCTTTTTGCACAACATTAATTTATTACCTAAAGTCCTAACATGATCaccaaaataaatttgtatggCATCACAGTTACTTGGTAGAAGAGAGGGTGCAACAGGTATAACAAAACTCTACGAACCTTCAAGAATTTTGAAATTAGATCCTAATTATTTTAGCGCTGTTAACTAAAGGTTCCACCTTATGACTTTGCACCTAGAATAAACAAGCGTAAAGTGCAACAAATTTTAAATCTTGACAAGTGGGTAGCATGACAAAGTTAGATGTAAACATGCCAACCAccatattttgattaaaaagtCAATACTACAAATAAGACCAAACAAATGACTAATTGGTCCATATTGAAGTTCACAAATAAACATCTGACCAAGTcaagttgatttttaaaaataatagataGATGGTTCTAAACCTGAAAGTAAGAGTGAGATACTAGATCAATAAATTGGTAAATAAAAGATCAGCACAAGGCTCTAATACTAAGCATGATTTTGAACCAATATTAGTTAACTATCCACAAAAGTTTCATACATCACGGTTGCTGGATTCCATCAAGTCAAAGTGTCAAACTAATATTGAAGTAAATTTTCCATAAAAGTTACAGAGTATTCAGAAGAACATGGGTAAAGAAAATACTTACATGGTGCAAGACCAAGATATAGATAAAACATTGAGTTCTTCTTGTCACGCCTAATAAAACATTGAAGAGGAGAGTCACGAGGTCCTGGCTGTAGTTGAAATTTGAGAAAGCAAATTTAGCCCACTGCTAAAGAGTAAAACAGTCAAATCTATACATTCAATGACAAAGAAAACTGTCTGTGGAATAATCCCACGTGTTATAACAAAGCGAggaatttgtatttttattttctttttacttttttcagATGCAAGATGGGAGATTAATCATATCAATTCctaccaaaaatgaaaataggtCTTTAATAGGCTGATTCAGTCAgcaattatttttcttaaaatgatTTTCATTCAGTTAGGAATCAACTAAGCTCATCCTGACacaatatatatctatttattcTCATTCTTTTCTTAAAAACAGTAACATGTAGTCAATTCACCCAACAGAACCTTGTCGGACTTCATTGGATACTTCTGAAATAGAGACCATTTTACTTGTTCATAAGCAGGTTTCATTGTCAATCACAATAAGAATTAAGTTAATAGTTCActgtgaattattgtacaataTAGAAACTAGATGGAAACAGTGAAACACTCCATTAATCCTCAAAGAACAGGCGTGCTCCAGATTTCTCCACGCTTAGGAGCAATCACTGTACGCATAATATTGAACGCTCCAAAACACAAAGTCATGAACAAATCTAATGCAAGAATCAACAAAAgttttaagaaaaagaaaactgcaAACAAGTCAATAGATTAATTACCAGATCAAATTTATATTGtgacacacacacaaacacacacatatacatatcaTAAACAAGTATAAAATGGAaacttgtttttttgtttgattatttcAGAGAGGTGAATCGCTCTACCTGTTTAAGGCATGAAGGAAAGGTAATCTTTCCTACATTGAGAGAACATTTAACTGCTTCAAGAGTGACCTCTCTCCATCGCTTGCACACACAGCCACAAGCGACGACGTTTTGGCGGAAAGGCCAACGATCCTCGCTTGCCTCCAATCGCCGAATTATCTCTCCAAGCAGCTCCGGAAGCATGTTCGACCACGAACCTCCAGTCGACGAGGCGTCTCCGCCGTCCGATTCCTCAACGACTCCATTTTCCGACGCGTCTCCATTCCCGTGGTTGACGACACAACAATCGTCCTGCGATCTCCGCGCACAAGTTTGTGCAAGCTTGAATTCTTCTGATGCTGTGGATAGAGTGCGCGATCGAGTGGAGATTCTTCGCGAAATCAATGAAGGCCTCAGTGGCATCGTGGGCGCTGTATGTCTAATTTCAGGCAGGAGAAAATGTGACATAAACGAAGTGAAAAAACGGGTCCAACTTCTTCTCGGGTTCTTAACTGATATAGGGAAACGCTACCGTAACTGCTCCTGTACCTATACTATACCGTATTAGTTAAGGATTTGTTTACTTtctacataaatatatatattcttttgttcACTTAATTTTCATCACACACCATAGCTTGAACCATTAACTTAACTTAATCCCTATGAGAtgattatacatttttttttttatgtcaaACTCCTTTGCCTTAGAACATAGTCCCATGACCTCTCCACTCAAAACATGTTTAATATCTGTTTATCATTTTATAAGTTGGGCACATGTTAAGAAAAATaggtatgaaattaacatatGTTTACATACCTATTAAATtacataagaaaaaaaatgctaatatCAAATAACTTTAAATTAGATTCACAAGTTTTTAACAAATTTCATAC
Coding sequences within it:
- the LOC116028038 gene encoding tubby-like F-box protein 7, whose product is MSHFLLPEIRHTAPTMPLRPSLISRRISTRSRTLSTASEEFKLAQTCARRSQDDCCVVNHGNGDASENGVVEESDGGDASSTGGSWSNMLPELLGEIIRRLEASEDRWPFRQNVVACGCVCKRWREVTLEAVKCSLNVGKITFPSCLKQPGPRDSPLQCFIRRDKKNSMFYLYLGLAPSFMDTGKFLLAARRCRNGTQIEYIVSLDADDLSQRSKAYVGKLRSDFLGTNFTIYDSQPPNSRSKPSSSRSCRRFASKQISPQVPAGNFEVGHVSYKFNLLKSRGPRRMVCSLKCPSFAETTKDQFQDEAKMKNLDSAATLCTVLRNKAPRWHEQLQCWCLNFHGRVTVASVKNFQLVATLDQSQPGGKGDEETVILQFGKVGEDMFTMDYRKPLSAFQAFAICLTSFGTKLACE